In a single window of the Phocoena sinus isolate mPhoSin1 chromosome 7, mPhoSin1.pri, whole genome shotgun sequence genome:
- the LOC116756814 gene encoding 60S ribosomal protein L23-like: MSNRGCGGSSGAKFQISLGLPVGAMIKCADNTGAKNLYIISVKEIKGRLNRLPAAGVGDTVMATVKNGKPELRKKVHPAVVIRQRKSYWRKDGVFLYFEDNAGVIVNNEGEMKGSAITGPVAKECADLWPRIASNAGSIA; this comes from the coding sequence ATGTCAAACCGAGGATGTGGTGGGTCCTCTGGTGCCAAATTCCAGATTTCCTTGGGTCTTCCAGTTGGAGCCATGATCAAATGTGCTGACAACACAGGAGCCAAAAATCTGTATATCATCTCTGTGAAGGAGATCAAGGGACGACTGAATAGACTTCCTGCTGCTGGTGTGGGTGACACGGTGATGGCCACAGTCAAGAACGGCAAACCAGAGCTCAGAAAGAAGGTACATCCAGCAGTGGTAATTCGACAACGAAAGTCATACTGGAGAAAAGAtggtgtgtttctttattttgaagataaCGCAGGGGTCATAGTAAACAATGAAGGTGAGATGAAAGGTTCTGCCATCACAGGACCAGTTGCAAAGGAATGTGCAGACTTGTGGCCCAGGATTGCATCCAATGCTGGCAGCATTGCATGA